A single genomic interval of Musa acuminata AAA Group cultivar baxijiao chromosome BXJ3-4, Cavendish_Baxijiao_AAA, whole genome shotgun sequence harbors:
- the LOC135635136 gene encoding protein IMPAIRED IN BABA-INDUCED STERILITY 1-like, whose product MGCVASKAPVTPALDSSGASADLENSEEFLPPSLLWNRPQLCNYEFGDQSESEESKKKSSAGTSSVSFQLRNLNWCTEGEQVAAGWPTWLSAVAGEAIQGWVPLKADSFEKLEKIGQGTYSSVFRARETDTGRIVALKKVRFDNFEPESVRFMAREIQILRKLDHPNIIKLEGIITSRLSCSIYLVFEYMEHDLAGLSSCPDIKSSEPQIKCYMHQLLSGLDQCHSRGIIHRDIKCANLLVNNEGILKMADFGLANILNPEEKQPLTSRVVTLWYRPPELLLGSTDYDASVDLWSVGCVFAELFLGRPILPGRTEVEQIHKIFKLCGSPPEEYWKQSRMPHAAVFKPQHPYENCLQETFDTLPESAFELLETFLSIEPKKRGTASAALTSKYFRTKPYACDPSSFPKYQPNKEIDAKFREESRRRSVSSRLNVEATGRPSRPYKPSQESNGLANTASRREGLKIAQGSNRSNVKQEIPRVNNGTRLIIDQQPMPNIRYQDEHRHVKQNYQRVPFSGPLHLSASTSFAGPKKPNELHSHIKPQARSRSRHDNSGRLGPSNVSEITRTFKVNGEENRDLGHASSSNSKGYKPKDAFQIPRRHPELQDSTYSFNAYRSRDAVSSKNRSLGYIYQGEKVEFSGPLLLQSKKVDEFLDKHERHIRKAIRKSWFQRGKKAGTVEIHGG is encoded by the exons ATGGGTTGCGTGGCGTCGAAGGCCCCTGTTACGCCTGCATTAGACTCGTCGGGCGCCTCCGCGGACCTTGAGAACTCAGAGGAGTTTTTGCCGCCGTCGTTGCTGTGGAACCGCCCTCAGCTTTGCAACTATGAGTTCGGGGACCAAAGCGAGTCAGAAGAGTCCAAGAAGAAGAGCTCAGCCGGCACCAGCTCGGTGAGCTTTCAGTTGCGGAATCTGAACTGGTGCACTGAAGGGGAGCAGGTCGCGGCAGGTTGGCCCACATGGCTGAGCGCTGTCGCCGGGGAAGCCATTCAGGGATGGGTGCCCCTCAAAGCTGACTCCTTCGAGAAATTAGAGAAG ATCGGGCAAGGTACTTATAGCAGCGTGTTTAGAGCACGCGAGACCGATACAGGAAGGATTGTTGCCCTAAAGAAGGTGCGCTTTGACAATTTTGAGCCTGAGAGTGTGAGATTCATGGCAAGAGAGATACAGATTCTCCGCAAGCTTGATCATCCAAACATCATAAAGCTGGAGGGCATTATTACTTCTCGGCTATCATGCAGTATATACCTTGTTTTTGAATATATGGAGCATGATCTTGCAGGGTTATCATCTTGCCCAGATATCAAATCCAGTGAACCACAG ATCAAATGTTACATGCACCAATTACTATCTGGACTTGATCAATGTCATTCACGCGGCATCATACATCGGGACATCAAATGTGCAAACCTTCTAGTTAACAATGAAGGAATTCTGAAGATGGCTGATTTTGGTTTGGCAAACATCTTGAATCCCGAGGAAAAGCAGCCACTCACTAGCCGAGTTGTGACGTTATGGTATCGTCCGCCAGAGCTTCTTCTAGGATCAACAGACTATGATGCATCTGTAGATTTGTGGAGTGTTGGATGTGTATTTGCAGAACTCTTTCTTGGGAGGCCTATCTTGCCAGGGAGAACTGAG GTTGAACAAATTCATAAGATCTTTAAGCTCTGTGGTTCTCCACCAGAAGAATATTGGAAGCAATCCAGGATGCCGCATGCAGCAGTTTTTAAGCCTCAACATCCTTATGAGAATTGCCTCCAGGAGACATTTGACACTTTACCAGAAAGCGCATTCGAATTGTTAGAAACATTTTTGTCGATCGAGCCTAAGAAACGTGGCACAGCCTCTGCTGCTCTTACTTCTAAG TACTTCAGGACAAAGCCTTACGCGTGTGATCCATCTAGCTTTCCCAAGTATCAACCTAACAAAGAAATCGATGCAAAGTTTCGTGAGGAGTCACGCAG AAGGAGTGTCAGTAGCAGATTAAATGTAGAAGCAACAGGAAGACCTTCAAGACCATACAAGCCTTCACAAGAATCAAATGGCCTTGCAAACACAGCATCTCGCAgagag GGGTTGAAAATTGCTCAAGGATCTAATAGAAGCAATGTAAAACAAGAGATTCCAAGAGTAAACAATGGTACAAGGCTAATCATTGATCAGCAGCCAATGCCAAATATTAGATACCAAGATGAGCATCGACATGTCAAGCAAAACTATCAAAGAGTGCCTTTCTCAGGTCCTTTGCATCTCTCTGCTTCTACCAGCTTTGCAGGTCCAAAGAAACCAAATGAATTACATTCACACATCAAGCCTCAGGCTAGATCCAGATCCAGACATGACAATTCGGGAAGGTTGGGTCCATCAAATGTTTCAGAGATAACAAGAACTTTCAAAGTGAATGGAGAAGAAAATAGAGATCTTGGACATGCTTCCTCTTCCAATTCAAAAGGCTACAAGCCAAAAGACGCATTTCAAATCCCACGGAGACATCCAGAGCTTCAGGACTCAACATATTCTTTCAATGCCTACCGTTCTCGTGATGCAGTTTCATCTAAGAATAGGAGCTTG